The following proteins come from a genomic window of Methanosarcina sp. MTP4:
- the pstA gene encoding phosphate ABC transporter permease PstA, protein MGLNAKTSEKIAFAFLTLAALTVAGFVLVILYYIVSNGYSAISIEFLTEMPRKMMTEGGIYPAIVGTVYLIIGSMLVALPMGILAAIYLTEYAGENRTTWAIEMAINNLAGTPSVVFGLFGLAMFVKYLGFGPSLLSASLTLALLIIPVIIRSSEEALLAVPPEYRESSLALGISKWQTIRHVVLPASIPGIVTGSILSIGRVAGETAPILLTGAAYFLPRLPDSVYSQFMALPYHLFVLATAGTNIAQTRPLQYGTALVLLMIVLAVNFVAVLVRRYYRQKLKI, encoded by the coding sequence ATGGGCCTGAACGCAAAAACCAGTGAAAAGATTGCCTTTGCCTTTTTGACTCTTGCAGCGTTAACGGTCGCAGGCTTTGTGCTTGTTATCCTCTATTACATAGTCTCCAACGGGTACAGTGCAATCAGTATTGAATTCCTGACTGAAATGCCCCGCAAGATGATGACCGAAGGCGGGATCTATCCGGCAATCGTGGGCACGGTATATTTGATCATCGGCTCAATGCTGGTGGCGCTCCCTATGGGAATCCTGGCTGCGATCTACCTTACCGAATATGCCGGGGAGAACCGGACCACCTGGGCCATAGAAATGGCAATAAACAACCTTGCAGGGACACCTTCCGTGGTCTTTGGGCTTTTTGGCCTGGCTATGTTTGTCAAGTACCTCGGGTTTGGCCCTTCGCTCCTTTCGGCTTCCCTGACCCTTGCCCTCCTGATTATCCCGGTGATTATCCGCTCCAGTGAGGAAGCCCTTCTTGCGGTCCCCCCGGAATACCGGGAATCCTCCCTTGCGCTCGGGATCAGTAAGTGGCAGACCATCAGGCATGTGGTGCTTCCGGCTTCCATTCCCGGAATAGTTACGGGTTCCATTCTGAGTATAGGGAGGGTCGCAGGAGAGACTGCTCCGATTTTGCTTACCGGGGCTGCTTATTTCCTGCCGAGGTTGCCTGACTCGGTCTATTCCCAGTTTATGGCGCTTCCCTACCACCTCTTTGTCCTTGCCACCGCAGGGACGAACATCGCCCAGACCCGGCCTCTCCAGTACGGGACTGCACTTGTCCTGCTTATGATCGTGCTCGCCGTAAACTTTGTTGCAGTGCTGGTCCGCAGGTATTACCGGCAAAAATTGAAAATTTGA
- the phoU gene encoding phosphate signaling complex protein PhoU, with protein MVRETYLQQLALLKESVLSLGELAEKILHDSMESVINLDLELARETLDLEPKADRLEYKIEVTINDLIALQQPLAGDLRLVVSALKISADLRRIVGLSINIAKIPGKIEGGHLKPLVDTRRMGDIAEEMLANSLKAFETQDPDLAKGTAALDDDVDKLFYSVWVELIEMMAKDPSIVSKATHLLFLIRYLERIADHCCNVCESVVYLSTAERIKLN; from the coding sequence ATGGTTCGAGAAACATATTTACAGCAACTGGCCTTGCTGAAGGAATCTGTCCTCTCCCTGGGGGAGCTTGCAGAGAAAATCCTTCACGATTCCATGGAGTCGGTCATAAACCTTGACCTGGAGCTTGCCCGCGAGACCCTTGACCTGGAGCCGAAAGCGGACAGGCTTGAATACAAAATTGAAGTTACGATTAATGACCTGATAGCATTACAACAGCCTCTTGCAGGCGACCTCAGGCTTGTGGTGAGCGCCCTTAAAATTTCGGCGGACCTCAGAAGGATTGTGGGGCTTTCCATCAATATCGCAAAGATTCCCGGGAAAATCGAAGGCGGGCATTTGAAACCTCTTGTGGACACCAGGAGGATGGGGGATATTGCAGAGGAAATGCTTGCAAATTCCCTCAAAGCCTTTGAAACCCAGGACCCTGACCTGGCCAAGGGCACTGCTGCCCTGGATGATGATGTTGATAAGCTCTTTTATTCGGTCTGGGTGGAACTGATCGAAATGATGGCAAAAGATCCGAGCATCGTTTCCAAAGCAACTCATCTGCTCTTCCTGATCCGCTACCTGGAAAGAATTGCAGACCACTGCTGCAATGTGTGTGAGAGTGTGGTCTACCTTAGCACCGCTGAGAGAATTAAGCTGAACTGA
- a CDS encoding DNA-directed DNA polymerase, giving the protein MPMDFQILDADYEVINDSKPVIRLFGRSADGKSVCCLVPDFEPYFYLKASGDLHAVARLIKDTFEQVKKVEIVEKFEPVGYQESRKDMLKITTSLPKNVPEIRGDVLKIRDVLKAEGDWEIYESDILFRNRFLIDRDLGGMVWVSVQGTPVDPAKYFQENNFSGRPRCREFACDTVILASDVRKIDNLATAPLKYLSFDIECLPLDGGMPAPETSPVIMVSFSFEPEYKGHQTLILTAKPVEGADKDVLPCKDEAEMLNLFFKIFCEYDPDIVVGYNHQDFDIPYITDRVKTLYSRGEKVNSVVGRDGSFMGYRKFGLITRTEMKGRVVVDALPLVRRAFSLKQYTLRAVSKELLEREKLDVAPSEMEEYWADSGEKLKKFIDYSRRDSELALELVLNLRLLDKYVALARVSGTLLQEIVDGGQTSMVEHLMLREFGLKDRLIPPKPDDELSAKRHQQSSELKGGEVLEPKKGLLENVLILDYKSLYPTIMMAHNLCYTTVVTEDRPGGKTIKPPSGGEFVPSVAFKGIVPSILEDLLNRRVDTKVLMKKTRDENEHRVLDATQLALKILLNSFYGYSGYARARLYSLPLANAVTSFGRSNILNTRDLINDRIGKVILRGSSALLSGEAGELLPSDRMVELSVAYGDTDSVFVHCKAEGELSLDDISLVGNRLAEIVSASLPDPMELEFESIAKRALLIAKKRYALWLFEPEGDGWKDKIKVKGMETVRRDWCGLTSKTLNTVLELVLKDGEVDLAVEHVQKVVSNVRNLDPRKDTELVENLVLTRTLTRKVDSYKSKQPHLTVVENLKKRTGIMPSIGTRIPFVITAGKGLFVDRAEDPDYVRENNVPIDVDYYIKKQILPPVERILGVFGVKTSSLDYDSKQKGLFDFEPKKPEPEKPPSAKGLTTTGADSCSENGRGEQRSLFDF; this is encoded by the coding sequence ATGCCTATGGATTTTCAGATCTTGGATGCGGATTACGAAGTCATTAATGACAGCAAGCCTGTCATCCGCCTTTTCGGGAGAAGTGCGGATGGTAAAAGCGTATGCTGCCTTGTTCCTGATTTCGAACCCTATTTTTATCTCAAAGCTTCCGGAGACCTGCATGCCGTTGCGAGGCTTATCAAAGACACTTTTGAGCAGGTCAAAAAGGTAGAAATCGTTGAAAAGTTTGAGCCTGTGGGGTATCAGGAATCCAGAAAAGATATGCTCAAGATCACCACTTCTTTGCCAAAAAATGTGCCCGAAATCAGGGGCGATGTGCTGAAAATCCGGGATGTGCTCAAAGCCGAAGGCGATTGGGAAATTTATGAAAGTGATATTCTTTTCAGGAACCGTTTTTTGATTGACCGGGACCTTGGTGGGATGGTCTGGGTTTCGGTGCAAGGGACTCCCGTGGATCCTGCAAAGTACTTCCAGGAAAATAATTTTTCAGGCAGGCCCCGCTGCCGGGAATTTGCCTGCGACACCGTGATCCTGGCATCCGATGTCAGAAAAATTGACAACCTTGCCACAGCTCCTCTGAAATACCTCTCCTTTGACATTGAGTGCCTGCCCCTTGACGGGGGGATGCCTGCTCCCGAGACGTCTCCTGTTATCATGGTCAGCTTTTCGTTTGAACCCGAATATAAAGGACATCAGACCCTCATCCTGACGGCCAAGCCGGTAGAAGGGGCGGACAAAGACGTCCTGCCCTGCAAAGATGAAGCTGAAATGCTGAACCTCTTTTTCAAGATCTTTTGCGAATACGACCCTGACATTGTTGTGGGCTACAACCACCAGGACTTCGACATCCCTTATATTACTGACAGGGTGAAGACCCTTTATTCAAGAGGCGAAAAGGTAAATTCCGTGGTTGGCAGGGATGGCAGCTTCATGGGATACCGGAAGTTCGGGCTCATTACCCGGACCGAGATGAAAGGGCGGGTTGTCGTGGATGCACTTCCCCTGGTGCGCAGGGCTTTCAGCCTGAAGCAATATACCCTGCGGGCGGTTTCAAAGGAGCTTCTGGAACGGGAAAAACTCGATGTGGCTCCCTCGGAGATGGAGGAGTACTGGGCTGATTCCGGGGAAAAGCTCAAGAAATTCATCGATTATTCGCGGAGGGACTCCGAACTTGCCCTGGAACTGGTGCTCAATCTCAGGCTACTTGACAAATATGTTGCTCTTGCCCGGGTCAGTGGGACCCTGCTTCAGGAAATCGTGGACGGTGGACAGACTTCCATGGTTGAGCACCTCATGCTCCGGGAGTTCGGGTTAAAAGACCGACTTATCCCTCCGAAACCCGATGACGAACTTTCGGCCAAACGCCACCAGCAGAGTTCGGAGCTGAAAGGAGGGGAAGTCCTTGAACCGAAAAAGGGCCTGCTGGAAAATGTGCTGATCCTTGACTACAAGTCCCTTTATCCCACCATCATGATGGCGCACAACCTCTGCTACACCACGGTTGTGACGGAGGACCGTCCTGGGGGGAAGACCATCAAACCCCCGTCTGGAGGGGAGTTCGTCCCTTCCGTAGCTTTCAAGGGTATCGTGCCTTCCATACTTGAAGATCTTCTGAACCGCAGGGTGGATACCAAGGTCCTTATGAAGAAAACCAGGGATGAAAACGAGCATCGGGTGCTTGATGCAACGCAGTTAGCCCTGAAGATCCTGTTGAACAGCTTTTACGGATACTCCGGGTATGCCAGGGCGAGGCTTTACAGCCTGCCCCTTGCAAACGCCGTGACAAGTTTCGGGCGGAGCAATATCCTGAACACCAGGGACCTGATAAATGACAGGATCGGGAAGGTCATTCTCAGGGGGTCGTCAGCTCTTCTTTCCGGGGAAGCCGGGGAGCTTCTCCCCTCTGACCGGATGGTGGAGCTCTCGGTTGCCTACGGGGATACGGACAGTGTTTTTGTCCACTGCAAAGCAGAAGGGGAACTTTCCCTTGATGACATCAGCCTTGTGGGAAACAGGCTTGCAGAGATCGTTTCGGCATCGCTTCCCGACCCCATGGAGCTCGAATTCGAATCCATTGCAAAGCGCGCCCTTCTGATCGCAAAGAAACGCTATGCTCTCTGGCTGTTTGAGCCTGAAGGGGATGGGTGGAAGGACAAGATCAAGGTGAAGGGGATGGAGACCGTTCGCAGAGACTGGTGTGGGCTGACCTCAAAGACCCTTAACACGGTCCTTGAACTTGTTCTGAAAGATGGTGAAGTTGACCTGGCAGTAGAACATGTCCAGAAAGTCGTAAGCAATGTCCGGAATCTTGACCCTCGAAAAGACACCGAGCTTGTTGAGAACCTGGTTCTTACCCGTACCCTTACCCGGAAAGTGGACAGTTACAAAAGCAAGCAGCCCCACCTTACAGTCGTGGAAAACCTGAAGAAAAGGACCGGGATAATGCCTTCCATAGGAACAAGGATCCCCTTTGTCATCACCGCCGGAAAAGGGCTTTTCGTGGACCGGGCCGAAGACCCTGACTATGTAAGGGAGAACAATGTTCCAATCGATGTGGACTATTATATTAAGAAGCAGATCCTTCCCCCCGTGGAACGCATCCTCGGAGTTTTCGGAGTGAAGACGTCTTCTCTTGATTATGATTCAAAACAAAAAGGGCTCTTCGATTTCGAGCCGAAGAAACCTGAACCGGAAAAGCCTCCTTCTGCAAAGGGATTGACAACTACAGGTGCAGATTCCTGTTCGGAGAATGGGCGAGGAGAGCAGAGGTCTCTTTTTGACTTCTGA
- the pstC gene encoding phosphate ABC transporter permease subunit PstC has translation MFNRNYREKTIEFVLFAVSALTVVILFLICLFLFRDGLTLFEDVPFLSFLTGKFWYPTSVNAQFGLLPLFLGSLIVTAGAILFSVPLGVASAIFISELANPKVADFLKPFVEILAGVPSVVYGFFGLVVLVPFVRETFNLPTGQTALAGSIMLGLMALPTIISISEDAISSVPGSLKQGSLALGATRWQTIYKVTVPAALSGISAAVMLGMGRAIGETMTVMMVTGNTAVIPSFPGGILDPVRTMTATIALEMGEVPQGSDHFHALFAVGSVLFIVTFLINLLADAIKKKYRFKVD, from the coding sequence ATGTTCAACAGGAATTATAGGGAAAAGACGATTGAATTCGTGCTCTTTGCAGTGAGCGCCCTGACAGTCGTCATTCTTTTCCTTATATGCCTTTTTTTATTCAGGGACGGTTTAACCCTTTTTGAAGACGTGCCGTTTTTGAGCTTTTTAACCGGCAAATTCTGGTACCCTACATCCGTAAATGCACAGTTCGGGCTTTTGCCTTTGTTTTTGGGCTCACTGATCGTGACTGCGGGGGCAATCCTTTTTTCCGTACCTCTGGGGGTCGCTTCTGCCATCTTCATCTCTGAACTGGCAAATCCCAAAGTTGCGGATTTCCTCAAGCCCTTTGTCGAGATCCTTGCAGGCGTTCCTTCGGTTGTATACGGGTTCTTCGGGCTTGTCGTGCTGGTCCCCTTTGTCCGGGAGACTTTCAACCTGCCCACCGGGCAGACCGCTCTTGCAGGTTCCATTATGTTAGGGCTCATGGCACTTCCCACTATCATCTCCATCTCCGAAGATGCCATCAGTTCGGTCCCCGGTTCCCTCAAGCAGGGTTCTCTTGCCCTCGGGGCTACAAGGTGGCAGACCATCTACAAAGTAACCGTTCCCGCGGCACTTTCCGGGATTTCGGCTGCCGTGATGCTCGGCATGGGCAGGGCAATCGGGGAGACCATGACTGTCATGATGGTGACCGGAAACACGGCTGTTATCCCCTCTTTCCCGGGTGGGATCCTGGACCCGGTAAGGACAATGACCGCCACTATAGCGCTCGAAATGGGGGAGGTCCCTCAGGGCAGTGACCATTTCCATGCCCTGTTTGCAGTCGGGTCCGTACTTTTCATTGTCACGTTCCTTATCAACCTGCTTGCGGACGCAATCAAAAAGAAATACAGGTTTAAGGTGGACTGA
- the eif1A gene encoding translation initiation factor eIF-1A: MELAQLRKPPGKAGATEEPVARVRTPRRENNEILATVESLLGANRLKLRCMDGVVRMGRIPGSMKKRTWIREGDLVIVTPWEFQNEKADVIWKYTRPQVDWLERKGYLKG, translated from the coding sequence ATCGAACTGGCTCAATTAAGAAAACCTCCAGGCAAGGCTGGCGCCACCGAAGAACCCGTGGCAAGAGTACGCACCCCGCGCAGGGAAAACAACGAAATCCTGGCAACGGTTGAAAGCCTTCTCGGTGCAAACCGCCTGAAACTCCGCTGTATGGATGGAGTCGTACGGATGGGCAGAATTCCGGGTTCCATGAAAAAAAGGACCTGGATCCGGGAAGGAGACCTGGTCATCGTTACACCCTGGGAATTCCAGAACGAGAAAGCTGATGTAATCTGGAAGTACACAAGGCCCCAGGTAGACTGGCTTGAAAGGAAAGGATACCTGAAAGGATAA
- a CDS encoding serine protein kinase RIO → MKKELEKKVRRIDTATDNLRVREKDSDSLKVEENVFDIPTLKNLYNLAKKGIIEAMGGSISTGKEANVFHAEGPERELAVKIYRISSSTFKAMDAYIMKDPRFVNIRHKKRDIVFAWTRKESQNLIRAKNAGVRVPEPIIAEKNILIMEFMGENEVPFPLLKNVALGKEEARQIYDIIVEYMRLLYTEANLVHADLSEYNILIDPKDLSPVFIDMGQSVTLEHPNAREFLHRDVLNILRYFSRFGIKESPEELTSKIKAKIT, encoded by the coding sequence ATGAAAAAAGAGCTAGAAAAAAAAGTCAGGCGCATTGACACAGCCACTGACAACCTGCGCGTCAGGGAAAAAGACTCCGATTCCCTGAAGGTGGAAGAAAATGTCTTTGACATTCCCACCCTGAAAAACCTCTACAACCTGGCGAAAAAGGGGATAATAGAAGCAATGGGAGGGTCCATCAGTACAGGGAAAGAAGCAAATGTATTCCACGCCGAGGGTCCGGAACGCGAACTTGCGGTAAAGATATACAGAATAAGCTCAAGCACCTTCAAGGCCATGGACGCCTACATCATGAAGGACCCTCGCTTCGTAAATATCCGGCATAAAAAGCGAGATATCGTCTTTGCCTGGACCCGCAAGGAATCCCAGAACCTCATACGCGCAAAAAATGCAGGAGTACGTGTCCCAGAACCTATAATAGCTGAAAAGAACATCCTTATAATGGAATTTATGGGAGAAAACGAAGTCCCCTTCCCCCTACTGAAGAACGTAGCTCTGGGAAAAGAAGAAGCCCGGCAGATTTACGATATAATCGTAGAGTATATGCGGCTTCTCTACACGGAAGCGAACCTGGTGCATGCCGACCTGAGCGAATACAACATCCTCATAGACCCTAAGGACCTGAGCCCTGTTTTTATTGACATGGGACAGTCCGTAACCCTGGAACACCCCAACGCACGGGAGTTCCTGCACAGGGACGTGCTGAATATCCTGAGATACTTCAGCCGCTTCGGGATAAAAGAAAGCCCGGAAGAACTTACCTCAAAAATAAAGGCGAAAATAACATGA
- a CDS encoding PstS family phosphate ABC transporter substrate-binding protein, with protein sequence MAHLKTYAVLTVLLMGLVFLGIGCTDNEAGEEGAPSEEAPAGEAQGISIKGSDTVLPLAQYEAEQFMIEYPDKSVTVTGGGSGVGIAAMIDGEVDIATASREMKGSEFENAEANGITPLEHVVAFDGISVVVNPENPVSELTFDQMRGIYNGSISNWNEVGGEDKEIAVMSRDSSSGTYEYFKEAVLLEDEYRPDALTQPTTGAIVSEVSMNPNAIGYIGVAYLDDSVKAVSVDAGEGFVYPNPEDIISGDYPLSRPLYFYTDGEPEGLTKEFVDFVMSEEGQNLVIEVGYFPVQ encoded by the coding sequence ATGGCACATTTAAAAACTTATGCGGTCCTCACAGTTCTCTTGATGGGGCTCGTTTTTTTGGGAATCGGATGTACCGATAATGAAGCCGGAGAAGAAGGGGCTCCTTCAGAAGAAGCTCCTGCAGGCGAAGCACAGGGAATTTCCATCAAGGGTTCGGACACGGTTCTCCCTCTTGCTCAGTATGAAGCTGAACAGTTCATGATAGAATATCCCGATAAGAGCGTTACCGTAACTGGCGGCGGATCCGGTGTGGGAATTGCTGCCATGATCGACGGGGAAGTTGATATTGCAACAGCTTCCAGGGAAATGAAGGGTTCCGAGTTTGAAAATGCCGAAGCAAACGGGATCACACCCCTTGAGCACGTGGTTGCCTTTGACGGGATCTCTGTTGTGGTCAACCCTGAGAACCCGGTTTCCGAGCTTACTTTTGACCAGATGCGTGGGATCTACAACGGAAGCATCAGCAACTGGAATGAAGTGGGTGGAGAAGACAAGGAAATCGCTGTAATGTCCAGGGACAGCAGCTCCGGGACTTATGAATACTTCAAGGAAGCTGTACTCCTTGAGGACGAATACCGGCCTGATGCTCTCACCCAGCCTACAACCGGGGCTATAGTAAGTGAAGTTTCCATGAATCCCAATGCAATCGGATATATCGGTGTCGCATACCTTGATGACAGCGTAAAGGCTGTCAGTGTGGATGCCGGGGAAGGCTTCGTATACCCGAACCCTGAGGACATCATCAGCGGCGATTACCCTCTCTCAAGGCCCCTCTACTTCTATACCGATGGGGAGCCCGAGGGTCTCACAAAGGAATTCGTTGATTTCGTAATGAGTGAAGAAGGGCAGAACCTGGTCATTGAAGTCGGGTACTTCCCTGTTCAGTGA
- the pstB gene encoding phosphate ABC transporter ATP-binding protein PstB has product MTEAIQNVANPQIEVKDLNLWYGEKQALKNINIRIPKNSVTAFIGPSGCGKSTFIRCLNRMNDLIKSCRIEGEVSIEGKDIYGPGVDVVDLRKQVGMVFQKPNPFPMSIYDNIAYGPRIHGVNKKDLEGVVEHALRSAALWDEISDRIRSPAFSLSGGQQQRLCIARTMAVKPEIILFDEPCSALDPISTAKIEELIMNLKKDYTIVIVTHNMQQAARISDYTAFFLMGELIEFGKTRQIFENPAEKSTEDYITGRFG; this is encoded by the coding sequence ATGACCGAAGCTATCCAAAACGTAGCAAATCCCCAGATTGAGGTCAAAGACCTGAATCTCTGGTACGGGGAAAAGCAGGCCCTTAAGAATATCAACATCCGGATCCCTAAAAACAGTGTAACTGCTTTTATAGGTCCCTCGGGATGTGGAAAGTCTACTTTCATCAGGTGTCTGAACAGGATGAATGACCTTATTAAGAGCTGCAGGATTGAAGGTGAGGTTTCAATCGAAGGTAAGGACATCTATGGGCCAGGTGTGGATGTCGTAGACCTCCGGAAGCAGGTTGGTATGGTTTTCCAGAAACCCAATCCTTTCCCGATGTCTATATATGACAACATTGCATACGGCCCGCGCATTCACGGAGTGAACAAAAAGGATCTCGAAGGTGTAGTGGAGCACGCGCTTCGCTCGGCGGCTCTCTGGGATGAAATTTCGGACAGGATCCGGTCTCCTGCCTTCTCCCTTAGCGGGGGGCAGCAGCAGAGACTCTGCATTGCCCGGACAATGGCCGTGAAACCCGAGATCATTCTTTTCGATGAGCCTTGCAGTGCCCTGGACCCGATTTCCACGGCGAAGATCGAAGAACTGATCATGAATCTGAAAAAGGACTACACTATAGTAATCGTGACCCATAATATGCAGCAGGCTGCCAGGATCTCGGATTATACTGCTTTTTTCCTGATGGGGGAGTTGATTGAATTCGGGAAAACGCGGCAGATCTTTGAAAATCCCGCAGAAAAGAGTACCGAGGATTATATTACCGGAAGGTTCGGTTAA
- a CDS encoding KH domain-containing protein: MTQYVKIPKERIGVIIGPKGEMKNLIEEKTTCQIDIDSESGKIDITCEEDPLKEFRTLETLKAIGRGFSPEKALRILDDDMLMLEIIDLSDIAHTQKELQRLKGRIIGRNGRTRELAESLIGVKISVYGKTVAILGYAEQNTIIRTAIQMLIDGAPHGTVYKFLEKKHQELLQSQLDSIDLY; the protein is encoded by the coding sequence ATGACCCAGTATGTCAAAATCCCAAAAGAACGGATCGGAGTAATCATAGGTCCGAAAGGGGAAATGAAAAATCTGATCGAAGAAAAAACCACCTGTCAAATCGACATTGACAGTGAAAGCGGGAAAATCGACATCACCTGTGAGGAAGACCCTTTAAAGGAATTCAGGACTCTTGAAACCCTGAAAGCTATAGGCAGGGGATTCAGCCCCGAAAAAGCCCTCAGGATCCTGGACGACGATATGCTCATGCTTGAGATTATCGACCTATCCGATATTGCCCACACCCAAAAGGAACTCCAGAGACTAAAAGGAAGAATCATCGGGAGAAACGGGAGGACAAGAGAACTCGCAGAATCCCTGATAGGCGTCAAGATCTCAGTATACGGAAAAACCGTTGCCATACTGGGATACGCAGAGCAAAACACCATAATCCGGACTGCCATCCAGATGCTCATCGATGGCGCCCCCCACGGCACAGTATACAAGTTCCTCGAGAAAAAACACCAGGAACTTTTGCAGTCCCAGCTCGACTCAATAGACCTCTACTGA
- a CDS encoding dihydroorotase — protein sequence MPDVLIKNTRIYYDNVLQPAEIIIEDGKIAKIGKDLRVSSSDMIIDAEGALTLPAGIDVHVHFRDPGMTSKENWHTGSCAAAAGGITTVIDQPNTVPPTTDRRSFEQKLKVARKKSIVDFGINGGVTGNIDKLKELWKLGVTAFGEIFMAESTGGLNINEEDFEEALAEIKRLDALASIHAEDEKVRLELEDMLKSDSSYEYHSRVRPNFCEAGAVQKAMGLINALEVRAHFCHISTLEAIGIIRKEKYLARRDQKQPLFSCEVTPHHLFLSTHDWERLRSFGKMNPPLRNMQSIKALANGLNDGTIDLVASDHAPHLEFEKDTDIRAAPAGVPGVETLMPLMLAAVRKNILPLGQMIRLTSWNPARIFGLDKHFKGRLAVGFDADLMIVNPRELQPVRGDMLHSKAGWTPFEGMDGVFPRYTLSRGEALWMEESITAKPGRGNFLEGRGKMAGDDDYLEDELEADE from the coding sequence ATGCCTGATGTCCTGATTAAAAACACAAGGATTTATTACGATAATGTTCTCCAGCCAGCCGAAATCATAATTGAGGACGGCAAGATCGCGAAAATCGGAAAAGACCTCCGGGTCTCAAGTTCGGATATGATCATAGATGCTGAGGGGGCTCTTACCCTGCCTGCGGGAATTGATGTGCATGTCCACTTCAGGGACCCCGGGATGACGTCCAAGGAAAACTGGCACACAGGGTCCTGTGCGGCGGCTGCGGGGGGAATTACCACTGTCATAGACCAGCCAAACACCGTTCCTCCTACCACTGACCGCCGTTCTTTCGAGCAGAAACTCAAGGTTGCCCGGAAAAAATCGATCGTTGACTTCGGGATTAACGGGGGGGTTACCGGGAACATCGATAAACTCAAAGAGCTCTGGAAGCTCGGGGTTACGGCTTTCGGGGAGATCTTCATGGCTGAGTCCACAGGTGGGCTCAATATCAATGAGGAAGATTTTGAAGAGGCCCTGGCTGAGATTAAGCGCCTGGATGCCCTTGCCTCCATCCATGCCGAGGACGAAAAGGTGCGCCTTGAACTGGAGGATATGCTGAAATCGGACAGTTCCTATGAATACCACTCAAGGGTACGCCCCAACTTCTGCGAGGCGGGGGCAGTCCAGAAAGCCATGGGGCTCATAAATGCTCTCGAGGTCAGGGCTCATTTCTGCCATATAAGCACCCTGGAGGCTATAGGGATCATCAGGAAAGAAAAGTACCTGGCAAGAAGGGATCAAAAACAGCCCCTTTTCTCCTGCGAAGTCACCCCACACCACCTTTTTCTCTCAACACATGACTGGGAAAGGCTCAGGTCTTTCGGAAAGATGAATCCTCCTCTCCGGAACATGCAGAGCATCAAGGCTCTCGCAAACGGGCTGAATGACGGGACCATCGATCTCGTGGCTTCCGACCATGCTCCGCACCTGGAGTTCGAAAAAGATACGGATATCCGTGCAGCTCCTGCGGGAGTCCCTGGAGTCGAGACGCTGATGCCTCTCATGCTTGCGGCAGTCAGGAAGAATATCCTGCCCCTCGGGCAGATGATCAGGCTTACGAGCTGGAACCCTGCAAGAATTTTCGGGCTGGATAAGCATTTCAAGGGCAGGCTTGCCGTAGGTTTCGATGCTGACCTTATGATCGTAAATCCCAGGGAACTCCAGCCCGTCAGGGGTGATATGCTGCACAGCAAAGCCGGATGGACACCTTTTGAAGGTATGGACGGCGTGTTCCCGCGTTACACGCTCTCAAGGGGGGAAGCCCTCTGGATGGAAGAGTCAATTACTGCAAAACCCGGAAGGGGCAATTTCCTGGAAGGCCGTGGGAAAATGGCTGGAGATGATGACTATTTAGAGGATGAGTTGGAAGCAGATGAGTGA